TTACTGCTTGATGGAAGAAAGACATTGTAATTGTCTTCATTTTAAGTTTATTTATAGTTCTGACAGTTGGTTTAGCCAAGGGTTGAACTTGTTCCTTGGCGTGGCTTAGTTTTAACCAAatggataaatattttaattttttaatggaaaggcCATAAATTCACCTAATTTATAGAAAAGATTTACAAAACAATAAAAGGACAGAAACAGTGTGGTTCACAAAAACGCTTTGAGGAAAAcgggaaaaattaaaacactgaaaagatgaaaattctaaacattcaaaaggaaaaccaaatgCCTCACATCAAACAAATGCCTGCCAATGGGTATTTTCCTAGACAATGAACAATGTGAGTGTAGGTAATTTCCTTATTACATAGCTAAGGACTGAAGCCACTGTAACAGAGCCTTTGGGACTTCACACTGAAGTTTTTGACCTGTGAGGTACCAGGTTCTCCAGGCATTTCGTATACAGGGCTTCTCCTCCTAGCACCACATAAGCTCTGGTATAGCATGTCATTCTATTTGTTCCAGGCATCTAATTTTGGCTTTTGACAGACATTGACAGTTGTGGAAGCAATGGCTTTGGGGCGAGCTGGGTCAGGGTAGCTCAGCAGAGCCAATTCTGTTTGCACTTCTTGGAGCTCCTTCCTGCTTAGCTCTCAGCTAGATATCTTTTGGAGACTTTGTATTAGAAATCATCCATTTGTGAAAGAGGGACAAAGGATCTTGTGACTGGTGGTCTCTGGTGTCTCTTTTTGTGGTTAGTTCTGGTTTGCTATTGTTTTGTTTAGATGGTGCAGTGGAAGTGTGtcagaaaactttaaaataccTCCAGCTAAACAGATACTAAAGCAGGAACACTTTGTCATATGGCTCATCTTAATTGTTACCGTCGTTGGACTAAATGAAGTTACATGATCTAACAATGCATCTTCTGAATCTCTTCCTTGTTAGGTATTTCAGCCTGGATCACAATAAACTTTTTAACAGGTATGTCTACATGAGCATGTCTATGAAAACATGACTGATGCTGTGAAATGTATTCTGTCTTGTGCCCCTGTATAGTATTTCTTCATTCACTGGCATGGAAGAGAGAGGGGTCTTGGATTAAGTCATCAGTTGTTTTTGGCCTGGCCCATTTAAGTTATTAGGATTGAGGAATTTAATCCCTTTTCCTTGATGTTCATGTAGCCTTTCTTTGAGTTTTCTGTAAGGTAAAAGAGCATTTTATTCGTTTTTATAGTTTCCCACTAGCTCTGTGTAattttttagtaattttttaGATCTGCTTGACAGTTGCACAGTGTGAAAGAAGTGCTATTGTACTTTCTTACAGATTTATAACATAGAAATACAGTGTTTACACTTAGGAAAGGGTAGCTGTAGAAAAAACTAAGCTGAAGTCCCCTCTGGCAGTAAGCAAACCAGTCTGCCATCCAAGCACTCTGCTCAGCGTAGTGTGCAGAGCCTTACGACAAGTGCTGTAAAGCTTTTCATGCTCACAGGAAGTATCAGAAAGGTTAATGATCTTCAAACATTATCTCTCATGAGGTATACCCTGGTACTTGGCACACGCTGAGGTTGTCAGGAAGGTGTGTTTGAAGGatcactttcagaaaagctggATTTCAGTGAGAAGTatgggctggcagcaggaagaATTCCAAGGGAGCTTAGTCTGTTAGGCCAGCTTTTCAGTCTGTCATCCCCTTGTCCTTATGAAGCTGCAAAATATCTCTGTGGGACCATGGAAGGATGGCCAGGAAAactgttgttttgcatttcaaagtGGTTACGAGAGTAAAGTTTGCAAAAGGGTCCTTGTACCCATTGGAAAATAATTAGTATTCCAACCAAAGCTGCAGTAATTAGGGCATGAACAGCCATCAGAGAAATAACACAAACACTGCCACTGGGAGGATTTTCAGGTCACCCTGATAAAGCACAGGTAAGTGACCAGCAGTTAGTGTTATAATCTAGTGCTGGCTAGAAGCTGGCCCATGAAGTCAGATTGTCATCCTGCTTTACAGCTGTActtctggttttattctttGCCTCATTCTCACTGTGTCCACTGTGGCTTTCTCTGTTTCGTCACACACTTCAGGTAGCTTAGATGATCCGCAGAAGAGAAGTGTAGGAATGCTGGATTTGGGTGGTGGATCAACGCAGATCACCTTCCTCCCACGCACTGAGGTAATATGAACACTGTACGGAAATGTTGGTGCAGAAATCAGTAACTGCTCAGGTTTGGAAACAGGCCAAGGGTGCGACAGGAAGTCTTGCTTCTAACAGAAGAACCCGTATCAGTTGGTCACATACACCTTGTTACAGTCAGTAATGGAGACATTCACAACTCTGCTGGTTGTCTTGCTCCAACTCCGTGGGTTGGTGCACGTGGTGAATCTGCCAGGGCTGCTTTGTGTCAGGGAAAATGCAGTGTCCTGAGAGTGTTAATCCCCGACTCTCAGTTTGTGCTGTGTATAGGTAAGACCTCAAAGGAATGCTGTTAATGAATCCAAGCCCAATACTTGGCTTATATTGTGTTTTAAGAACATAAGATGCCTTCTCAATCCTTGTTTCTAGCTTTCCtcagttctgtgttttgcaaATGAATGCAATGAATGCTCCTTTCTAAGGAGCAACTCTCATTATGCAGTTAGAAATACATGCTGATGTTTGTCTTTTCAGCTTCCTGTGGTGGCATTATTATAGGTGTTCTGTGAGCAGTAAGTCCTGTGGATATAAAGTGCAAGGTCCTCGCCTGAGCAGAGTTCGTAGTaaagctgcacagaagcagAGGATAAGGATGCTGTGCTTTCACAGCAGACTGCTGGGATGTGAAGAGTCCAGGATGTGGAAATCTGGGACTCGGAGAAGGTGATAAAAAATGAGCAGCTAGGCATGAGCAGCCTGAGCTTTGCTCCCTGTTAATTGGTGCACTTGGAGAAGAGGCTGCACAGTGCATTAGACAATGATCCTTTCATTTCCTCAGACCACAGGCGGGTCCTTGCTCTATTCCTTGGCAAGCACAGGGATGGCTTTTCCTCCAGCTTGTGGCAGTTCGCAGCTGAATTCACTGGAGAAGGAAGTTAATGCGTGCCTGGTTTTCTTACTATTTGGCATAGTTTTACCTAGTAGAGATCATCTGAAGAGGCTGTTTCTGTATCATCTCGACAAAAGCAGTTAAGAGCTGGAATAAGGATtcctttctaattaaaataattcttttataTACCATTTTGGTGTGGATAGAAATGTAGTCAGTTTTTACTGTCATGTGAAGTCCATATTTTAACTCTGGGTTTTTTGTCATCTTATGTCTTATGTATCAGTGGTCAAACTAAAATACTTGCAAAGTTATTCTTTGTATCTGAACCATGCGAGGGTTGTTCTACATTCAGAAGGTTGAAAGGTTTGGAAGGTTGCATTGCTGATGTTTGCCATAGCTGGCAGTAACCTTGTCATGACATCTTTTTCTCGCTGCAGGCAACTCTCCAGACTTCACCAGCTGGCCATACAActtcatttcagatgtttaaCAGCACCTACAAGCTGTATTCCTACAGGTCAGTTGTGGTAAAGAGACCATGCTGTAAAAATAGGTTACCTTCTGTGAAGCCAGTGAGACCCAGGCATTTTGCTGAAGTGCAAATGAGTCCTGAGAAATGGAGAAACCTGAGCCGAGTCACTGTCCACACAAGGTgttggggctgggagggagttGTGCAGAACAACTGGCAGGCAGGCAGTCTGATGGCTGAGAAAGTGAGGGGCTCTAGCTTTACCTCTTGCTTTGAAACTGCCTGTGCGCCCAGTGTTTCAGGCACAAGGAAGCAGCTCCTTCCCACCTGTGTTTGCTGTGGGATGTGGTGGGGCTTGGAAAAAGTCAGTGCTATATGCCAGAGGTTGTGCTGACTTTGAGGAGGGTAGGAGAAAGGTTAGAAGAATGCCTGAAGCATTCCCAGTCTTTCCAGAGACAGATTATAGTTGACAGCTATTCACTGTGCTTTTACAAGGAGAGATTATCCTTCTGGGTAAGGATAATATGACAGTGGGCTGTCACACCATACCCCTTATGGACATTAGCTACTGACTTGAGCTGTTTTGCTGGGACCACACAGCGGAGACAGGCATGTCCCAGCCAAGCTGCCAGTGGAGTATCAGAGGAAGGATGTTTGTTGTTCACAGaggcttttctttgctttgcagttACCTGGGACTTGGGCTGATGTCAGCAAGGCTTGCCATTCTAGGAGGAGTTGAAGGAAAACCCTGTAAGTTACGGGCACTCCTCAAGTCTTGGCTCTGGGCATAGAGTATGTTGCTGTGTTATAGAGAAAGAGGTTATCTGTCCCCTTCCCACTGAGGTGAAGGTGCCTGAGTGGTATGCAAATTCCTGTCACCATAGCTGAGTGTATTTGAGACAAATGCAGAAGGTGACACTTCTAGATCCCAGAAGACATGGATTCTTGCCAGCCTTGGGGGATGTGGGGCCCTTGAGCCATGACTGAAGCTTAGAGATGCATCACTGAGTATGTAGTACAgaaaggagcagggctggggataAGGGTGCTAAAATTAACTCCTTGTGTTTGTCTCTAATGTgcctttattttacttctgcagTAGGGGAAGGTGAGGAACTGATCAGCCCTTGTTTACCACCTGGCTTCAAATCTGAGTGGCAGCATGCTGAGATAGTGTACAAAATTAAAGGACAGAAGGCAGGTATAGTGCTTTATCACTCTCACTTCCTGTCTAGGTCAGCTAGTAGCAAAGTAAATTATATACCTTCAGCTTCTTGGAAATTGTCTGTGTACTCTTCTGTCCAGCTTTCTTGATATGCTGTTAAAGAGATACTATAGATGTTGCCTCTCATGCTGTGGTGTGTCTGTCCAGTCAGTAAAGCTGTTAGTAGTAATGCAGTTGGAGCTGAGCACTCCCCTTTAATATCCATCTGCCTCAAATTGTGTTGTTCATCCCTGACGTGTCACATATTTGGTCCCAACCTGAGGATGGTCAGAGTTAACACTGGAAGAAGATGCAGTGTGTTGTTTCAGGTCTCTGTTAAGAACCTGTAAGAATTCAAGAAGTGCTGTTGTGCAAAAGGGAGCCTGTCTCCTTGTAGTTCCTACAGAAATTGTGTTTGTTTAACCTACCTATAATATCCTGTGTGTCTTTGCATTCTTTTAGGTGAGCCTCTGTATGAGTCTTGTTCTAACAAAGTGGCAAAGATGCTCTACAAGAAAGTGCATAAAGCTGAGGAAGTGAAGGACTTGGATTTTTATGCTTTCTCCTACTACTATGACTGTGCAGCAGAGGTTGGTCTCATAGGTATGTCTGTTTtcaattcatttcatttaaaatggcAGGTTCTGGAAGAAATGGTAGTGATGATACACATCATGATGCTGTCCTAAGCTGTCATGGGTACTGGAGTACATTGATCTCAAGTGGATATTCAATGCTATtgcatttctttacagaagggaCTGGGGATGTGCAATAGGACCTCTGACTAGTATGGACAAACTTACCTGCTCCTCAGACACTTTGTTTCTTGAACAATTTCAGATTTAGTATGTTACATCTGTTAGATCTGGCCAATGGTGTTAACTGTGTTCAAGCATCACAGGGCAGGGCAGTAAAGACATGGGAAAATGTTAGAAAGTCTTTAAGCTATCTTTCTTTAGGAAACTAGTTTTAGGAAACTAAATTCTTCATAAAATGAGGTTTTCAATCTAAGAATCTTAAATAAAGGTTCTTATACCTTTAAAGCAACTGTGGGTTTTGTCATCAATTTCAGGCTTACTTCCAAACAACCTGTATGACTTTCTTTTACAACTTGAACCTACTATTGCCTTTACACAAAGAACACAAACCatactatgatttttttcttttagataaagaaaaaggaggaagctTAACTGTCAATGATTTTGAAACTGCAGCTAAGTATGGTAAGTAAAAGACACAAATGGGCCTAGTAACTGTGTGCAGATTCATACCTACATGACAAATGTGTGAAATGCTAAGAAGCctctttttttaagtaaatattgAGCACCTCTCTTTGGAAGATCTGTgcttatttctgcttgtttctgaaaatctcaACTTTTTGAGATTTAGTTTTCTTgtaatacatttaaaaactcTCTTGAGAATTACTAGTAAACTTGCCAGTTAACAGCACATGCAAATAACCTGTTCTaatcttgtgtatttttttcttttttctcatgatTTGTTCATATGTTTGATTGCTAATTGGAAATGGGGAAGCTGATTCATAGCCTCTTTTGCTTCATTGGCTGTAGAGAGAACTGCCTCCTCAGATTTACAAATGTAatcattccttttttaatgGTATAGACAAAGGCTTTGATCAAAATGGGTTGGGACTTTCTGGTAAACTTTATGAGTGACTGAGCAATTGTTGCAGTTCTAACTTCTGAACTACTTTTTGTGTGATCCCTCCTGAGAAAggaattgctttttattttaggtttctttgttatttttttttcaccatctGTTGAATGCATGTGCTTGAGGAACTTTctaatgggaagaaaacaaactgctcAGCTTTCAAGCTTTACTAGGATAGGGCTGAGAGTTTTCACAATCCTTGTTCTTCCAAGCTGctgacaacttttttttcagcacaaagCAGATGTAGGCACACTTGAAATTGctgatattttaaagttttacagTAGATAGGAGAACAGTCAGAGGCCCATTTTTCTGCTTGCCCTGGGAAGTACAGGAAACTCAGCTGTCTTTGGGTAAGAGAGGCAATGCCTTACTCTTCCTTCTTGTGTGCCAGAGCTCCTGGGCATCTGCTAACATAAGCGTATCATTTGAATGCTATTTTAACAGGTTTCATAGGTGTGGAACACAAGTTACAAGAAGTGTTCTAAGGATTTGTTTGAGGTTTTTCAGAGCTGGGCTGATGCTGGGCCTGAGCTCACCATGAACATTCTGACACCTCTTTCTCTTTAGTATGCAAGACCATGGAAATCAGCCCTGGAAGCAGCCCTTTTCTCTGCATGGACCTCACATACATCACCTTTCTCCTGCAAGAACTGGGCTTCCCGAAGACCCAAGTCTTTAAGGTAGTGCACAAAAACAGATTGCTGAGGAGAGTGGGTAGAAGATGGCCAAGGCATTAGTCATCGTGCCAGTAGTTCGGTCCCAATTTCCCTTCTTGCTACAACACACACTTTATGATTAGGGTGAAGTGACACTATAATGGTGATAACCAGTTGTGATAACCTTCAGCGCTGTATTCACCTTGCATTCTTCTTCTcacagaaaattatatttaaactttttttttccagctcgCCCGGAAAATCAATGATGTTGAGACGAGCTGGGCATTGGGAGCCACCTTTCATTACATTGACTCACTCAATAGACTGCAGTACTAAAGCTCCTTCAAGGCGACTTTTGGGGATGTTGGGTTTTGGAAGCCCAACACAGGAGACTCTATTGAAGGGGTTTGCTTCTGGCTTCCTGAGTCCCTTGGGGGGTTGTCAGAAGCTCAGCCCCCTTCCCTGCCAACTCCCATCCA
The sequence above is drawn from the Numida meleagris isolate 19003 breed g44 Domestic line chromosome 3, NumMel1.0, whole genome shotgun sequence genome and encodes:
- the ENTPD6 gene encoding ectonucleoside triphosphate diphosphohydrolase 6, producing MEAMKISKRFFAFGILACIVFYVAYIKWHLDSKPVVGATEGVAESTGDKLNRQALTADLSVFYGIMFDAGSTGTRIHIFKFTQQPKETPKLTHETFKALKPGLSAYADDVEKSGQGIRELLEVAKKEVPVELWKFTPLVLKATAGLRLLPGEKAQKLLDKVKEIFQASPFFVRDNCVSIMNGTDEGISAWITINFLTGSLDDPQKRSVGMLDLGGGSTQITFLPRTEATLQTSPAGHTTSFQMFNSTYKLYSYSYLGLGLMSARLAILGGVEGKPLGEGEELISPCLPPGFKSEWQHAEIVYKIKGQKAGEPLYESCSNKVAKMLYKKVHKAEEVKDLDFYAFSYYYDCAAEVGLIDKEKGGSLTVNDFETAAKYVCKTMEISPGSSPFLCMDLTYITFLLQELGFPKTQVFKLARKINDVETSWALGATFHYIDSLNRLQY